One window of Drosophila busckii strain San Diego stock center, stock number 13000-0081.31 chromosome 3L, ASM1175060v1, whole genome shotgun sequence genomic DNA carries:
- the LOC108599851 gene encoding lysozyme A/C-like produces the protein MKFFVVLLALAFAAPALGRTMNRCSLAREMSALGVPRDQLNKWTCIAEHESSYRTGVVGPTNSNGSNDYGIFQINNYYWCQPANGRFSYNECALSCNALLTDDITNAVRCAQKIQRQQGWSAWSTWKFCNGALPSINDCF, from the exons ATGAAA TTCTTCGTTGTACTCCTTGCTCTGGCTTTCGCCGCCCCCGCTCTGGGTCGCACCATGAACCGTTGCTCCCTGGCCCGCGAGATGTCCGCCCTGGGCGTTCCCCGCGACCAGCTGAACAAGTGGACGTGCATTGCTGAGCACGAGAGCTCCTACCGCACCGGCGTTGTTGGCCCCACCAACTCCAACGGCTCCAACGACTACGGTATCTTCCAGATCAACAACTACTACTGGTGCCAGCCTGCCAACGGTCGCTTCTCCTACAACGAGTGCGCCCTGAGCTGCAACGCCCTGTTGACCGATGACATCACCAACGCTGTGCGTTGCGCCCAGAAGATCCAGCGCCAACAGGGCTGGTCCGCATGGTCCACCTGGAAGTTCTGCAACGGTGCTCTGCCCTCCATCAACGACTGCTTCTAA
- the LOC108598832 gene encoding dual specificity protein phosphatase 19, translated as MILLYELQKRLANLRPTTTIVTTPTGARYVERRKSLDGEQTSSSSEPLEARQYGFVVDTKPDSVPACILSEFLYLGSQDAVTAENVIKYKLTHILSVGIETPQIELPPTVTCKHLPCLDLPETDLLQYVLPVAIDFIEQAHSTKGCVLVHCNAGVSRSSAVVIGYLMKRRDMRFEEAYNLVKSWRPCIQPNVGFMRQLKQFCKA; from the coding sequence ATGATACTGCTGTATGAGCTCCAGAAGCGTTTGGCCAATCTGCGGCCCACCACAACCATTGTCACCACCCCCACCGGCGCTCGTTACGTCGAACGACGCAAGTCCTTGGATGGCGAGCAAACTTCCAGCAGCTCCGAGCCGTTGGAAGCACGCCAGTATGGCTTTGTAGTAGATACTAAACCCGATAGCGTACCCGCCTGCATTTTAAGCGAATTTCTTTACTTGGGCTCCCAAGATGCCGTCACAGCTGAAAATGTCATCAAATACAAGCTGACGCACATCCTAAGCGTGGGTATTGAAACACCACAGATTGAGCTTCCGCCCACAGTCACATGCAAACATTTGCCCTGCCTGGACTTGCCCGAAACGGATCTTCTGCAATATGTGCTACCCGTGGCGATCGATTTCATTGAACAGGCTCATTCAACCAAAGGCTGTGTATTGGTTCACTGCAATGCGGGTGTCTCACGTTCATCCGCAGTAGTCATTGGCTATCTAATGAAGCGGCGGGACATGCGTTTTGAGGAGGCTTACAATCTAGTCAAGTCGTGGCGGCCATGTATACAACCAAATGTAGGGTTCATGCGGCAGTTAAAGCAGTTTTGCAAAGCATAA
- the LOC108597894 gene encoding lysozyme A/C-like, whose translation MKFFVVLLALAFAAPALGRTMNRCSLAREMSALGVPRDQLNKWTCIAEHESSYRTGVVGPTNYNGSNDYGIFQINNYYWCQPANGRFSYNECALSCNALLTDDITNAVRCAQKIQRQQGWSAWSTWKFCNGALPSINDCF comes from the coding sequence atgAAGTTCTTCGTTGTACTCCTTGCTCTGGCTTTCGCCGCCCCCGCTCTGGGTCGCACCATGAACCGTTGCTCCCTGGCCCGCGAGATGTCCGCCCTGGGCGTTCCCCGCGACCAGCTGAACAAGTGGACGTGCATTGCTGAGCACGAGAGCTCCTACCGCACCGGCGTTGTTGGCCCCACCAACTACAACGGCTCCAACGACTACGGTATCTTCCAGATAAACAACTACTACTGGTGCCAGCCTGCCAACGGTCGCTTCTCCTACAACGAGTGCGCCCTGAGCTGCAACGCCCTGTTGACCGATGACATCACCAACGCTGTGCGTTGCGCCCAGAAGATCCAGCGCCAACAGGGCTGGTCCGCATGGTCCACCTGGAAGTTCTGCAACGGTGCTCTGCCCTCCATCAACGATTGCTTCTAA
- the LOC108599847 gene encoding ester hydrolase C11orf54 homolog translates to MSQPQLSTDQLSFEEKPLHVPTLEELQHVIQGALAGNFKTVSVSVGACPDLKAAQYGLVESGLGGKATLLEVGGPPYLLPLVQRDKLYNITEMTRKIQGAGKIFAIGAGAGPYPIRSSNCEGIYNLSVSAQNVLTNGSYTATVRGEQEECVLERIPSSEPRCALLLNLYLCQGQPGPVLRINAKQRKGELNFIECIRKGLEQHYGDKVVGLGGIFVIKRGAAHQHVMRDFSQTPIHTDEEVNEWLKFYEMPAQLNALGTLVTKEHDLDLRLQHFHSFSFSNWGGHYHYDTTPDIVEYEAYLNVAERVVRVDKPLDTHKVGRD, encoded by the exons ATGAGCCAGCCACAGTTGAGCACCGATCAGCTTAGCTTTGAGGAGAAGCCGCTGCATGTGCCGACGCTGGAGGAGCTACAACATG TTATACAGGGTGCGCTGGCTGGCAACTTTAAGACTGTGAGCGTGAGTGTGGGCGCTTGTCCGGATTTGAAAGCGGCGCAGTATGGACTCGTTGAGTCTGGACTGGGCGGCAAGGCTACACTGCTGGAAGTCGGTGGTCCGCCCTATTTGTTGCCACTTGTGCAGCGCGACAAGCTGTACAACATAACAGAGATGACACGCAAGATACAGGGCGCTGGCAAGATCTTTGCCATAGGCGCCGGCGCTGGTCCCTATCCCATACGCAGCTCCAACTGCGAGGGCATCTACAATCTGTCAGTGAGCGCGCAGAATGTGCTGACCAATGGCAGCTATACGGCCACAGTGCGTGGTGAACAGGAGGAATGCGTGCTGGAGCGCATACCCAGCTCGGAGCCACgttgtgcgctgctgctcaatcTGTATCTATGCCAAGGACAACCAGGTCCTGTGCTTAGAATCAACGCCAAGCAACGCAAGGGCGAACTAAATTTCATTGAGTGCATACGCAAGGGTCTGGAGCAGCATTATGGCGACAAGGTGGTGGGGCTGGGTGGCATTTTCGTCATCAAGCGTGGCGCTGCCCATCAGCATGTCATGCGCGACTTCAGCCAGACGCCCATACACACCGATGAAGAGGTCAATGAGTGGCTAAAGTTCTACGAAATGCCCGCTCAGCTTAATGCGCTGGGCACGCTTGTGACCAAAGAGCATGACCTGGATTTGCGTCTGCAGCACTTTCACTCATTCTCGTTCAGCAACTGGGGCGGTCACTATCACTATGACACTACACCCGATATTGTCGAGTATGAGGCGTATCTAAATGTGGCCGAGCGTGTTGTGCGCGTCGACAAGCCGCTCGACACCCACAAGGTAGGCAGAGATTAG
- the LOC108599849 gene encoding lysozyme B-like has protein sequence MSNSLDYGSMRGSFNDHITISSEYITLINHDSSFCLCSVVSSGYDAFAAPALGRTMNRCSLAREMSAMGVPRDQLSKWTCIAEHESSFRTGVVGPTNYNGSNDYGIFQINNYYWCQPANGRFSYNECALSCNALLTDDITNSVRCAQKIQRQQGWSAWSTWHFCDGALPSIDDCF, from the exons ATGTCGAATTCATTAGACTACGGCTCGATG CGCGGCAGTTTCAATGACCACATTACAATCAGTTCAGAGTATATCACACTGATCAACCATGATAGTTCTTTTTGTCTGTGCTCCGTCGTGTCCTCTGGCTACGACGCTTTCGCCGCCCCCGCTCTGGGTCGCACCATGAACCGTTGCTCCCTGGCCCGCGAGATGTCCGCCATGGGTGTGCCCCGCGATCAGCTGAGCAAGTGGACTTGCATTGCTGAGCACGAGAGCTCCTTCCGCACCGGCGTTGTTGGCCCCACCAACTACAACGGCTCCAACGACTACGGTATCTTCCAGATAAACAACTACTACTGGTGCCAGCCTGCCAACGGTCGCTTCTCCTACAACGAGTGCGCCCTGAGCTGCAATGCTCTGTTGACCGACGACATCACCAACTCTGTGCGTTGCGCCCAGAAGATCCAGCGCCAGCAGGGCTGGTCTGCCTGGTCCACCTGGCACTTCTGCGACGGTGCTCTGCCCTCCATCGATGACTGCTTCTAA
- the LOC108598539 gene encoding mitochondrial carrier homolog 2 isoform X1 produces MDEQWNNTNIGLYTRNEDSNSDVNEWIRFGMRLGISAALHPFEYSKTLIQIGYEPIAARPGKSLWGRPIMLLPNIFQYAGHIKKIDGFYGCYRGLAPKLAGSILSMALSERVAEKLGLAPKKEKDESELDEEEIYAQFKYNLKRDIVVTVTGIVVSHPFHVISLRMMAQFVGRETLYNSIFGSIAEIWKTEGVLGFFAGLIPKLLCDVACLVLSSSTVYMLNKYVIKDKVGRQYNAGFTQFAFTSLLYPLQVVSTCSAISGSRLMAARPPIMPHYGSWVGCWNDLQARRELKRGSSLFWRSQAVQPSIVPTSFAPLPKLSRYHNSDFTESRQSQGFNYKKTFSNI; encoded by the exons ATGGACGAGCAATGGAACAACACAAACATCGGTCTATATACACGAAATGAGGACTCAAACTCCGACGTCAATGAATGGATTCGCTTTGGCATGCGCTTGGGAATAAGTGCGGCACTGCATCCTTTTGAATACTCCAAGACGCTGATACAGATTGGCTATGAGCCTATTGCTGCAAGACCAGGCAAATCACTATGGGGCAGGCCCATTATGTTGTTGCCTAACATATTTCAGTATG CTGGCCACATAAAGAAAATTGATGGCTTTTACGGTTGTTATCGTGGCCTGGCGCCCAAACTAGCTGGCTCTATTCTGAGCATGGCTCTGAGCGAGCGTGTCGCCGAGAAACTTGGCCTGGCACCGAAAAAGGAAAAGGACGAATCCGAGCTCGATGAGGAGGAGAT CTATGCGCAGTTTAAGTACAATCTGAAGCGCGATATTGTGGTCACTGTTACCGGCATTGTCGTCTCACATCCGTTCCATGTGATTTCCTTGCGCATGATGGCACAGTTTGTGGGTCGTGAGACGTTGTATAACTCGATCTTTGGTTCCATTGCGGAGATTTGGAAGACTGAGGGCGTTCTCGGCTTCTTTGCCGGCCTTATACCGAAATTGCTTTGCGATGTTGCCTGTCTGGTGCTGTCCAGCTCCACAGTCTATATGCTGAATAAATACGTTATCAAGGACAAAGTGGGACGGCAGTACAATGCCGGCTTTACTCAGTTTGCCTTTACCAGTCTGCTGTATCCACTACAAGTGGTCTCCACCTGCTCGGCTATCAGTGGCTCGCGTCTAATGGCGGCACGTCCACCCATTATGCCTCATTATGGCAGCTGGGTGGGTTGCTGGAACGATCTGCAAGCGCGCAGGGAGCTCAAGCGCGGCAGTTCACTATTCTGGCG CTCCCAAGCCGTTCAGCCATCCATTGTGCCCACTTCGTTTGCGCCTTTGCCCAAGCTGTCACGCTACCA TAACTCTGATTTCACAGAATCGAGGCAGTCTCAAGGGTTCAACTACAAGAAAACCTTTAGTAATATCTGA
- the LOC108598539 gene encoding mitochondrial carrier homolog 2 isoform X2 yields MDEQWNNTNIGLYTRNEDSNSDVNEWIRFGMRLGISAALHPFEYSKTLIQIGYEPIAARPGKSLWGRPIMLLPNIFQYAGHIKKIDGFYGCYRGLAPKLAGSILSMALSERVAEKLGLAPKKEKDESELDEEEIYAQFKYNLKRDIVVTVTGIVVSHPFHVISLRMMAQFVGRETLYNSIFGSIAEIWKTEGVLGFFAGLIPKLLCDVACLVLSSSTVYMLNKYVIKDKVGRQYNAGFTQFAFTSLLYPLQVVSTCSAISGSRLMAARPPIMPHYGSWVGCWNDLQARRELKRGSSLFWRSQAVQPSIVPTSFAPLPKLSRYQ; encoded by the exons ATGGACGAGCAATGGAACAACACAAACATCGGTCTATATACACGAAATGAGGACTCAAACTCCGACGTCAATGAATGGATTCGCTTTGGCATGCGCTTGGGAATAAGTGCGGCACTGCATCCTTTTGAATACTCCAAGACGCTGATACAGATTGGCTATGAGCCTATTGCTGCAAGACCAGGCAAATCACTATGGGGCAGGCCCATTATGTTGTTGCCTAACATATTTCAGTATG CTGGCCACATAAAGAAAATTGATGGCTTTTACGGTTGTTATCGTGGCCTGGCGCCCAAACTAGCTGGCTCTATTCTGAGCATGGCTCTGAGCGAGCGTGTCGCCGAGAAACTTGGCCTGGCACCGAAAAAGGAAAAGGACGAATCCGAGCTCGATGAGGAGGAGAT CTATGCGCAGTTTAAGTACAATCTGAAGCGCGATATTGTGGTCACTGTTACCGGCATTGTCGTCTCACATCCGTTCCATGTGATTTCCTTGCGCATGATGGCACAGTTTGTGGGTCGTGAGACGTTGTATAACTCGATCTTTGGTTCCATTGCGGAGATTTGGAAGACTGAGGGCGTTCTCGGCTTCTTTGCCGGCCTTATACCGAAATTGCTTTGCGATGTTGCCTGTCTGGTGCTGTCCAGCTCCACAGTCTATATGCTGAATAAATACGTTATCAAGGACAAAGTGGGACGGCAGTACAATGCCGGCTTTACTCAGTTTGCCTTTACCAGTCTGCTGTATCCACTACAAGTGGTCTCCACCTGCTCGGCTATCAGTGGCTCGCGTCTAATGGCGGCACGTCCACCCATTATGCCTCATTATGGCAGCTGGGTGGGTTGCTGGAACGATCTGCAAGCGCGCAGGGAGCTCAAGCGCGGCAGTTCACTATTCTGGCG CTCCCAAGCCGTTCAGCCATCCATTGTGCCCACTTCGTTTGCGCCTTTGCCCAAGCTGTCACGCTACCAGTAG
- the LOC108598831 gene encoding tRNA pseudouridine synthase-like 1, whose amino-acid sequence MNRYLLNISYIGTNFRGIQKTVNKLEEARVDTHSIQGCLELALRVFHPKNEIQTVLSSRTDAGVHALHSTLHVDLERTDGKPYDTTILTGVLNRTLDKQNLPIRVLSCQRVQDTFHARYHAIGRTYLYRFAVSRTTPELDKKGSLRNKGYEAFLPVEEIDRCYFLQGNNFDIERLTAASRKFIGVHDFRTFMSVTRQKSPSRDHPMFTVRKIDEINIRPGKSLALGPNAETAEQNYNYWDIEVKAKSFLYKQVRRIVGTLLAIANARIDERCIYQMLTIPSKHNWDHRIQIAPACGLYLCRVHYRNDAFVIPDESSP is encoded by the exons ATGAATAGATATTTGCTCAATATTTCCTACATAGGCACGAATTTTCG TGGAATACaaaaaactgtaaacaaattagAGGAAGCACGTGTAGATACTCACTCAATACAAGGCTGCTTGGAGCTGGCATTACGTGTGTTTCATCCAAAAAACGAAATACAAACGGTTCTTTCTAGTCG CACAGATGCTGGAGTGCACGCCCTGCACTCCACGCTGCACGTCGACTTGGAACGCACTGATGGCAAGCCCTATGACACAACAATACTAACTGGCGTGCTCAATCGTACGCTAGACAAACAGAATTTACCAATTAGAGTGCTTAGTTGTCAGCGTGTGCAAGATACATTTCATGCTAGATATCACGCAATTGGACGCACATATTTGTATCGATTTGCGGTGTCCAGGACAACGCCGGAGCTAGACAAGAAAGGCAGCTTAAGAAACAAAGGATACGAAGCTTTTTTGCCCGTGGAGGAGATCGATCGTTGCTATTTTTTGCA AGGTAACAACTTCGATATAGAACGCTTAACTGCAGCTTCTCGAAAGTTTATTGGCGTACACGACTTTCGCACTTTTATGAGCGTTACCCGACAAAAGAGTCCTAGCCGTGATCATCCCATGTTCACAGTGCGCAAAATTGATGAAATCAACATACGTCCCGGGAAAAGTCTTGCCCTAGGTCCGAACGCAGAAACAGCGGAGCAAAACTATAACTACTGGGATATAGAAGTCAAGGCTAAATCATTTCTATATAAACAAGTGCGACGCATTGTAGGCACATTGCTGGCGATTGCCAACGCGCGCATTGACGAGCGTTGCATTTATCAGATGCTAACGATACCCTCGAAACACAACTGGGATCATCGCATACAAATCGCTCCTGCCTGTGGACTTTATCTGTGCCGTGTACATTACAGAAACGACGCATTCGTGATTCCAGACGAGTCTAGTCCATAA